A genomic segment from Spinacia oleracea cultivar Varoflay chromosome 3, BTI_SOV_V1, whole genome shotgun sequence encodes:
- the LOC110804027 gene encoding transcription termination factor MTEF18, mitochondrial-like, with protein sequence MTHFQKLRLYPILRWVSSNFSPNPFKSSPNYPNFRYNFPCHCNYNNNVHHYSNLISRTILKEAQDALLDYLHFTRNLPFLDAQYVSENSPRFLRKLVDQVNNEPDIRRAVARFLQFRTINEFEPFFESIGLEPSEFVPLLPRDTMFLSDEDGLLDNFHFLCGYGVSRDNIGRIYRGAREVFRYESGVLISKLRDFEEFGFSKSVIIKAIVYNPCLLIDSVGKEFFKVLARLQDFGCEYDWVEQHLLENASYNWRQIFKLLHFLSDMGCENKDLGYSLRQHPDILFGCSGRSTFSLIGFLIKLGFTKNNICLLFLHFPQVKVEKFIWNLGRAFELLSELDVDALYIGIIMRKHFILLGSCSVKQANSLMANLKTTKKFLRESIIENPLVVKNWVLGAKKPVAIIHSRIGRIKFLSSIGFTEDSKEMEKALKKFRGRGEELRERFDCLVKAGLSEEDVAQMAKAAPQILNQSKEVLETKIKYFVNDLGYPVSNLKPFPVYLSHTMGRVKLRCSMYKWLVNQNAVRPTLTLSTLFRCTESVFVEKYVSKHPEGFAVWQELKKKFSK encoded by the coding sequence ATGACCCATTTCCAGAAACTTAGATTATACCCTATTCTCAGATGGGTTTCTTCTAATTTTTCCCCAAACCCCTTTAAATCGTCACCAAATTACCCAAATTTTCGATATAATTTTCCATGtcattgtaattataataataatgtaCATCATTATTCTAATTTAATTTCGCGAACAATTCTGAAGGAGGCTCAAGATGCATTGTTAGATTACTTGCATTTCACTAGAAATTTACCCTTTTTGGATGCTCAGTATGTGAGCGAAAACTCCCCTCGTTTTTTGAGGAAGTTGGTAGATCAAGTCAATAATGAGCCTGATATAAGGCGCGCCGTGGCTCGCTTCTTGCAATTTCGTACCATTAACGAGTTCGAACCTTTTTTTGAAAGTATTGGGTTGGAGCCTTCTGAGTTTGTTCCCCTCCTTCCTCGTGATACGATGTTTTTGAGTGATGAGGATGGTTTGCTTGATAACTTCCATTTTTTGTGTGGATATGGGGTTAGTCGTGATAATATAGGAAGGATATATAGAGGGGCTAGAGAGGTATTTCGATATGAAAGTGGGGTTTTGATTTCGAAGCTTCGAGATTTTGAGGAGTTCGGGTTCAGTAAATCTGTTATAATTAAGGCTATTGTCTACAATCCTTGTCTTTTGATTGATAGTGTGGGTAAAGAGTTTTTTAAGGTGTTGGCGAGATTGCAGGATTTTGGTTGTGAATACGATTGGGTTGAGCAACATCTATTGGAGAATGCTTCCTACAATTGGAGGCAAATCTTTAAGTTGCTACATTTTCTCAGTGATATGGGTTGTGAAAATAAGGACTTAGGGTATTCGTTAAGGCAACATCCAGACATTTTATTTGGTTGTTCAGGTCGATCAACTTTTTCATTAATTGGGTTTCTGATTAAACTTGGATTCACAAAGAATAACATATGTTTGCTGTTTTTGCACTTTCCACAAGTCAAAGTTGAGAAATTTATTTGGAATCTTGGACGTGCTTTTGAGTTACTATCTGAGTTAGATGTGGATGCTTTGTATATTGGAATTATTATGCGTAAACATTTCATATTGCTGGGTTCATGCTCAGTTAAGCAAGCAAACAGTTTAATGGCTAATTTGAAGACAACTAAGAAATTCTTGCGCGAATCTATAATAGAAAATCCGTTGGTGGTAAAGAATTGGGttttgggagcaaaaaagcctgTTGCTATAATACATTCTCGTATTGGGAGGATTAAGTTCTTGTCAAGTATTGGCTTCACAGAAGATTCTAAAGAAATGGAAAAGGCTTTAAAGAAATTCCGTGGTAGAGGAGAGGAACTCCGTGAAAGATTTGACTGTCTTGTCAAAGCAGGACTCAGTGAAGAGGATGTTGCACAGATGGCCAAAGCGGCCCCACAGATTCTCAATCAATCAAAGGAAGTTCTTGAAACAAAGataaaatattttgtaaatGATTTAGGCTATCCAGTGTCAAATTTGAAGCCATTTCCAGTTTACCTTTCGCATACAATGGGAAGGGTAAAGCTTAGATGTTCTATGTACAAGTGGCTTGTCAATCAAAACGCTGTTCGCCCTACATTGACTTTAAGCACCCTGTTTAGATGCACAGAATCAGTTTTTGTGGAGAAGTATGTAAGTAAACATCCTGAAGGCTTTGCTGTGTGGCAGGAGTTGAAGAAGAAATTTTCTAAGTAA